TCGTACTGTCTCTGAACACAGTTTGTATGCCACCTACTCTACGAGTATCTTTTTGCGCCGCCCAGATGAGTTTAGTCTTGCTCCATTTGAGATGCTTCTGTGGCTGAGAGCCAAATCATCAGTATGAAAACAATATATTTTTAGCAATTAAGCCATTATAAAGCACTGTACCATGTCTCTGCAACACGGAGATTTTCCACCATGCCTTCTAGAATCTAACAAAAATAGAGAAACACCAAGTTACACATAGTGGTATTGCTTTTGATAGCCATGACTTTAACGGAGCTACTTCTACATACATGGTTCCACCCATCTTCGTATGCTCCTGACCTAGAAAAATGAGGAAGCATATGTACACAGAACTAACATTTGGAAGTTTTACCCGGGGCGTCTGGTGTCTATATAAGATTAGATGATacaatttgtaaaatacaTCCACAGCCACAAGCCAGCACGCTATGGTTGCTACAGACTCTTAGATGGGGGCGTAGTCTTTCACACACATTGACCAGAACTTTTGTCACAATCTATAGCCATCATTTTCGTTTATTTTATCTAGTAGCTTTGGCCCTCACCATCGGCACAGAATGGCTCAGAGAGGTCGTTTCTGCGATTCCCAGAAGACTTGATGGGCTGAAGATGAGCTTTGATTAGCGCCTCATCATTTTGCTTATACCCGAAAGTAGCCCGAGGCAGTACATTTATCAATTAGTTTACGTTTATGCGGGGGTACAGTGCATTAATTGTGTGGTGTTAAATAGTGTCAACTGCAGTAAGATAAATTCgcactcccccccccccgcccAGCCTTCCCACTCGGCGGAGTATTCGACCAAAAAGTGATGAATACAAAACAGCCTTGAACCGGGCCATGCCATCACATCTTTAGCCGAGCTTGGGGAGTATTGGGTATGCGTTGTGTTGCCCGAGAGAGTGACACCCCTGTACCAGGATGGCTGGGAGgccgagagagagagagacagTGAAGAAGAGACTAGTATGCCACTATCCTCTCTTTCGAAGGGTTCTTGAAAAAGGAAGTCCTAAAGCCCTAAGAGTTAGAGGGAAATAGATACAGCCGAGGTGGCTAGGTATATagtcttttctttgttttatCCCTTCACCGGACTGATGTATCAAGATGAACCATGGAGATGGCAGACGTCCTTCCTGGGACTCTCTACTTCCGCTTGTCTTCTGGCAACACCAGCTTCCATGGAGTCTGTCCTTGCCTTTCTACTTCCTTCTTCTGCGCCGCGCCGCGAGCGTCACAAAATTAACTTTGTTGTTTCGGTATCACGGGGAGCGGGCCTTCTACATACGCTCGGTGATGAGGATATGGCCGGCGCCGGATCTAAGGGGTATCTAAATGTGGCCATGGCGACTCTCTTACAAGAGTTTTATCCGATTGTCGCATTACAGATGATGAATCTGCACACTGTGGCGGCGAAGTTTCACCGTGAGAATGATATCTGGTGTTCGAGCGACCGGTGGGGGATACATCATTAAGAGAGTGAGGAGTTGTAAGTTGCGGCTTTGGCTGAGGATGGCAGAGGGTTGAAGTAATACTTTGCTTTGCCCTCGCTAGCTCATGCGTCTCTTCTTTCACAGTTGAGCCGCACAGTGCCAGACGTGCCGGCCACATCGGGCTCTTATATCACGGAGTAAAAAAGTCTATAATGCCCACTTCAACTGCCACATTAAGCATTCATTTTGACCTATCTTCTTTTACTCTCTACGGGCGATAGTAATCCGCCTCTATAGATAATTCTAAGTTTAACTAGAAATATCTATGATAGCTACGTAGATTCGAACACCACTTATTAAAACAGGTTAGGGCTGCTTAGGCGGGAGGATTAGCGGTGCTTTAATAACTAAATCCAGCTGATCCGAGTGCTGTCTAGGCTTTGGGTCTAGAAGCTAGAAAATAGCCATAGCGGCAATGTGGGAAGAAAACGCTTGTATAGCTCTACGATACCAAGAGCTTATGTTGGAGGTGTGTTGATCTAATCTGTTTCTCTTTCAAATACGGAATGCGCTAATATGAGCCTTGTCTCAATACAACACAAAGGTGAAGACAAGAAGGCCAGCAAAAAAATCCAACCAACAAcccaaccaaaaaaaacgtCAAATCGCTggcataaaaaaaaacaagagaTGGGAAAGGAAAGGCTAGCTAAAAGAATCATTTCGTCGCCTCAAAATCACgttcaagaaaaaaaaacatatcAAAAGGGCATAGCACCGTAACAGGGGGGATCATTTATATCAACACGGCTCTGAAGCACATAAATCGTTTTGTACATGTCGTAAACTGGGTCTGTTGTAGACacaaaagagagagaaaaaacgGAAAATGCTCGACGGTAACAAGAAAGCGATCAGGTGAATTCCACGCCGTGTTGCTGCTGCCTCTCTTGTCGGGTACGGGCTCGTTCAGCACGTCTACGGCGGCGATTGTTTGCGTATGAGCCGCTCATTTCAGTACCAGTATATGTAGGTGAAGTAACACTGCCTGCCCCATATGGGAGATTGGAAGGCGCAGGAATGGGAGGTGGTTGGGGCATTTGGTTGCCCTGGGAGGGTGGGGCCGCCCACGAGGATGTGGGCTTGTTGCCCGAAGGTGCCATAGATGCCTGTGGCGGAGCAAGACgggcagcagcagcagcctgcTCACGTCGCATTTGCTCGTCTTGTCGACGTTCGAGTTCTTCGACACGACGCCAGCGGTCGTAGCCGGCGTCTTCGTTGCCAGAAAAAGAGCCTGCACTGCTGTTGCGACGTCGAGATTTTCTTCGCTCTTTGCGACGGGCTTCACGGCTCGCAgccgcttcttcttcagTCAGCCTACGGAGTGTCACATGTCGTCCGTCATTGTGCATTTTCACTTTCACCGATACTGGCGGGGAGGCAGCCTCGTCCCCTCGTCGccggctgctgctgcgaTGGCGACGGGAAGCTGCATCTAATGCTGCGCCAGCCGCAGCACCTAATGCAAATTCTGCTTCATCATGGGCGCGGGAGGGACGTGAGGGAGGGGCTTCAGACCTCAAGTCACCAGAGAACTGCCGGTGGCCAGGGGGCCTAGACGGCATTTCCGATACAGCGCTATGGACAGCACCGGAGGCAAGAGGCGGCTCTGCAGTGAGAAGGGATTCTCCATGTGATGCACGTCGACGTGGGGGACGAGATAGGTCGGTTTCAGTGAGATCGGTTTCACTGCATGAGCTGGCCCTTCTTCGTGGTCTCGTCTGTGGTCGTCGTCTGCTGTTTGCTCTCTGCAGcgcctcatcttcatcttctcgcCGCCTGATATCCTCCAGTCGCTGTTTTTCGGCATCGTCTTTTTTACCGAGGCTGAGCAGTCGTTTTACGGCAGCAAAAGCACCGGCACCCAAAACAGCGTCTCTAATCCCATGAGAAGGGTTTCGTTCAGGCGGCTCGGTGAAATATGTGCTGTTGTAATAGTAAGACGAGCCCGGGCTTTGGGACCTACTTGGTGCACGGCTCGGCGGTCGATTAAGAGGCGTGTGGTGAGTCGGCTCCGGCCGACCATCTTCCATCCTACTAAGAGAATCATCTGTGTGGCTAGTACTGCGCGAAAGGGCAGGTCTATACCGACCTGACTCAGTATCATCTTCCTGCTTTTTTCGGCGGTCCCAGAATTTCTTGCCCATAAGACCAACCCCGGCTAGTGCACCAATCTCGAGGAGTTTCTTGCCAAAACCACCACCCCCATCACCATGATGACGGGAGGATTCATCGGAGTATTTTTCATCCGAAATAGATGTGCGAGATTCTTCATAAGCATGACTTGGATGTCGACTGCTTGCACGTCGTCGAAACATCGAAGCCAAGCCAGAACCTGCAGCGCCGGCAGCGAGAGCTGGTCCCGCATCATTACCATGGTACTCCGAGACTTCTGAAGGTCCTGTATACTGGCTGTGGCCACCACCGTGATCACTTCCCATGTGATATCCGTCGACATCATATCGGTAGGAAAGTATAAAGTAGAGAACTAAGTAGCCGAAAGCGGTCAGCGCGAATAGGATGAACAGGACCTTTGGCGAGCCGTAGAGCGTGAGTCCCAGTGGAATTTGAGCAATGCCGAGAAGGACAACGGCGCGACCCAGCCACCGGTGAAACTAAGATATGTCAGAAGAGCCCACGGATTTTTTCTTGGGGCATCACTCACCACCAGTTTCAAAGGAACGTGTAGTCGCTGTCTCTTGCTCTCCTTTTTGTGCAGGAACCAGCCCCACAGAACCTGGAAAAAGACCATAACATAGATTGCCAGGCCAATTCCATGATGGGGGTTCGTTAGGCTTCTTTTCGGCCCAACGGCGAACCACCCAAGCACAAACACGACCGTGGTCAAGAGCAAGGTAAGTACCTGACACCAAGCATGCAGTTTGAATGCCCAGTAAGGATTCCATCGGGAGTAATATCGGATGAGGAAAGTAGATGTTGGTACGATGCCCAAGAAAACGATGGTTGCAATGACGCCATGTGCGATGATCATTGAATGGTACCCGGCCATGTCCTTGAAACGGTTCCCCATGCCTGCAATGTGTCAGTCATTACAAGGTAATTGCAAAGAATATACACCAGGCTAACCATTGTATCGCATCGTCTCAAAGTTGACTCCCATCAAATTGGGCAGCAGGAAGGTATCCCGCCCAGAGTCCCAGGTGCCATCCCCGACATGCAGGGTATTGGATGCGTACGTGCTGCTCCCCGCAGCAGCGAGATCTGAGTTTGACATTTTGTGGATAATTCTTGAACGACCATGCAATCTTAAGTCTGGAATGTCGGATTTACCGAAGGAGATCTTTCGAGATCTCCCGATCGGAGGAATGCACCATGCGATAACGGGATCGGAGTTTCAACTAAAATGCCAGATGACAGATGGCCCTGTTGACTGTAAGTTCACCAGTTAATGGCGCGAAATGGATCGTGTCGCCAAGATCCAAGTATGGTTCGGAGGGTCGTAGAGCAGAAGTCAAAGCGGAGCGCAAGGAGAGGAAGGAAAGGAAGTCGTACAAATTCAGAATGTGAAGTTAAGATGAAATTGAAATAGCGTCCGACAACGCAATCGAgataaaataaaaaaaaatgcacGTCGCACAGGGACCTCCGGCAGAGTGGAATCACAACAAGAGGCTGAGCGATTCCTAGTCATGTGTTTTCCTACAACACATTACCGGGCCAACCAGCCACTGACTCAGCATCGACATTGTGACCGCCTTCCAAAGTCAGCTAGGCTGCTGACTCTTTATCTTATCCGTCTTATCCTCAACTGATCTTATCTTGAGATTGCGTGCTGTGCTGAATGAAGCTCGAATCGTTACAAATCAATACATCCACACCTTCTCTTCCCCTCCTGACACTCTGGAATAAGGGCCCTCCAACATGACTTCTCAACTAGAGATATTAGTCAACGCATTATCCCGGTTTGTGAACTTCTATTTGCACCCGAGTCTCACCGGGCATTATGAAAATGACTGACCAACATCTCCTAGCTGTCTAGGATGGGCATAGTAAGTCTACGTGATGATTTTTAAAGTCATATCTCATATAGCACTTGAATTGATGGCTAACTTGAGCACAGTATGCTCTGCTGGTCGGGGTCTTTCTATCCACAGCCTATCACCAACTGGAACCGCAAGTCCACAGTCGGTTTATCTGTTGATTTGTCCACTATCAACCCTCTGGGCTTTGTCTGCTATGCGATTTATACCTCTGCGTTTCTATTCTCGCCCGTTATTCGATCGCAGTATGCGGCCCGCCACCCGGCCTCGATCGACCCCACCGTCCGGTTCAACGATTTCGCATTTGCCGCCCACGCGGTGGTATTGACAGTCATATTGTATACACAGTTCTGGCCTTTCATCTGGGGGTTCCACGTTTCCCGCTCCCAAAGAGTCAGTTGGACAATGGCAGGGATCTTTGCGGGGTCTCTCTTGACTCCTCTGCTGGTTATGGCGGTTGTGTTGGTGCAAAGTCCGGATGGAGGGTATGATCCTTCCACTTGGGCGTGGATTGATGTGGTAGGTGAAATCAAGCTATCCTGCTTCAACAAACTTCTTACATTATCCATAACATTACAAAACAAAGCTAAATTCCTTCCAGATCTACTCGTTTTCATACATCAAACTGCTGATCACCATTGTGAAATATATGCCTCAGGTGGCGTTGAACTACAAGCGCCAATCTACAGTAGGATGGAACATTGGAACTATCCTTCTAGATTTGGCTGGCGGTGTACTTTCAATGCTTCAACTGGTACTTGACTCCAGCCTTCAAAATGACTGGAGCGGCATCACTGGAAACCCGGTCAAGCTACTGCTGGGCAATGTTACTATCTTTTTTGATGCGATCTTCTGCATCCAACACTACATCTTATACCGAGACACCCCAGATCTGAAGAGAACACCTGGTCCGGGTGAGCAAACGCCCCTCTTGGCTGAACAAGATGATTCTGGGAGAGATCAGGTGTGATCCCAAGCCCACACAGACAGATGCATTACATGAACCTAGTTATCTTGGGGCCTATTATGAGACATGAGGATACGTCTCTATTTTTGTAGCGGCCGTGCAGTCTGATCTTGGAGATTTGAGACATTGTGGGGGCGGTAGTTTGAACCACCCAGCATGGCAGCCCTGGGGAGCTCTTGTCGATCTGACGATTTGGGGGCTTGGTATGAGCCATGATTTAGATCCATGATAGACCGTCCTATTAGAAACGTGATGCTGGGTTTTTcagatcttaaacacataaAGTATTCTTCTTAGATGGAAGATATCCGGTCTCACAACCAGCTTACGCACAACGTACCATTCTATCAGCATCCACGCCATTATTTGCTATATTCCTCGGGACCCTCCCAGACAACCCTATCTCTCAATGCACTGGTTACAATTCACAGACACTGAATGCACAATAGGCCTGAAGCCACAGTGAGGCTCTTATTGATCCTGTTGGAGAGGACACCGCTCCTCATTTTGAACGGCCCCCGCACCTGGCCCACACCGAATGACGTGAGTGGTTGAGTCAAGGGATAGGCACAAATTTATCATCATTTGGCCaatcaagaaaaagaacacGGTCTATCCACAATGCACCAACGGTGCTAGCCGTCGGTGTCTGGTCACAGTGTCTGGCCAAAGGACCTTTGGCACTATAGCTGACCCCGAAGTTCAGATTCCAGATTCTATATGCGCTCACTTTCTTCCTGTCTGTAATACCTGACTTGCGTAACGATCGACAAGACAGAACCGCTCGGAAGTGAGAGATATCTGGAAATTTTCAATCCCAATTCCCTATCCGTAAGATACCCCGCGAAGAGTCACTACCTTTGGCGTGAACGTTGCCTCCAAGCTGACTCAACCTCAGGAATTTGGAATTAAACTTATGGAGGCAAAGAATTGGAAAACGTCAGCATAGCAATCGGGGATTTTGTATAGAACTTGGGCATCTCTTGCACCATGTAGCCACGGGGAGGCTCTTGATATCTACCCATGAACTAccaaaaaaattaaaaaaagatCTTACAGAATACCACAACCCCGGTCCTAGTCATCCCTGGCGTCCTGGACGTCTCGTGGGGGTTTACTAGTCAACAATCTGAGTGCACTATGCATCCCCTTTTGGAATCTCACAATTCGCAAAATAATCTGCCGTTGGTCTTGGGAATGTATGATGTGCAGAGCCATGTCGTCATCTTTCAGCCCTACTTTGAAAATGCCTGCGCCATAATTGTACAAATGAGAAACCAATACCTGCAGGCGATGAGGGTCGAAGATCATCTCTCTTGGGCAGGCCAGTAGACCCACCGGCACCAGTAATCCGATTCCATTCTGAATCACCTTGAGTCAAGCCCCCTCAAACCTGGGGAACAGTTTTAACTGCTGATTCGATAGATTACCAATCATAATTGCCTAGTATAATAAAAAATTTCATGTCAAGAATTGCAGTATTGCGGAACGCCTAGAAGTTCAAGATTACAGCACTGCCTCCTCGACATGAGATGGCCATCATTCATAAATACTCCACTGCCTGTTACATCTTGGTCTGAAAGACAAGTTTCAGCTCTAAATCTGCCAAAGCGCTGTAACTCTTTGGCTTCTCAGTCTAATCGAGCAACAAGTTTCAAGTGCATGGATACCTGGTCATTTATCCTTTACAAGAGCGAATTTATACAAAGCACCGGTTGATATGCCAGAGTAGTGTGACTCCCAAAGCAGCTCTGAGTACCTTGATTGGGAATCATCTTTTCTATCCATTGAAGAACTACCATTCTGCAACATCATCTACATTCTCGACTTTCCCAACGCCGGCAACATGTATCCTAGTTACCAGAAGTCTAAGAGCACCTACGGCACTGTGCCTGATAGTGCTGGCTACGCGGAATCTCCAGAGCTCCAACAGTTTTGGGGCCTGGCCAATATTACCACTAGCATTCCATCCAATTCCCACCCATCCGTTCTACGGCAGATGGAATTTATGGATGCCCAGCCAGACCCGCAGGTCTTCCTAGCTCCGGGGAACTACTCCACTGCACGAAGAGGATCAACAGACGCTGATACGATTGGCTCTCAATATGCATGGTCCACTACATCTGACGCAGAAATCCCCTCAAACCCCCCTCATTTGCCCTCCTTTGAGACCTCCATCAGTTTCACCCCAGCACCCTTCATTCAAAGCTATTATCCCCCGGGATCTCCGCAGTTCCGTATGAGCGACCCAGGTCTGCTGGGGTATACTCCTCAGCAAATTGACAAATGGTGCATTGGGAGTCAACCAGCTGGAGATTTGTACCAGTCACAGCCGTTCTCAACTATGGGCTCTATGCGCTTTTCACCATCAGTAGAAGTGCAGCCAGTGCCGTACTCAACATTCAACAGCCAACTCAACGCTAAAAACGAGCTGTCGGTCTTTTTTCCACCACATTCCTCTGATCCAATTCCAGAAACTTTCTTCTCAGTCTCCCGATCCGTCTCAGCTCCTCGATCAGACCCAGTCCCAGCAACCCATCTCCACCAATCCACGGCTACGACCATCTCAACCTCATCGTCATCACCGCATTCCCTCTCCGATCTTGAGTCTCCACCAGCCGCACCAGGCTCGGCCTCCAGCGCAGGCTCAGGCGACCTAAGCAACTACGGCATCCCAACGGGCGACGGTAACTGGCGCTGCGCCTACCCGGGCTGTTCCTCGCAGTCTGTCTTCCATCGAGGCTGTGATCTGAGGAAACACTTCAACCGCCACCTCAAGCACCTATTCTGTCGTCATGAGGGATGTCCTCAGTCTACGAAGAATGGCTTCAGCAGCAAGAAGGACCGTGCTCGTCACGAGGCAAAGCATAATCCCGGTGTCTTCTGTGAGTGGGAAGGCTGTGGGAAGGTATTCAGTCGGGTCGACAATATGAAGGACCATGTGAGGAGGATTCACCGGAAAGGGGAGGCTGGAAGGGCTTAGTTGTCGGTCAGATTACTATGATGACTCTGATGGCGGTTTATGCTTATTTGGTCTCTGTCGTCTTTTGTTATCGTGTTTGTACTTCGTGACTTTTGATTGGCTCGTTTATGTACAATATTAGTAGGCAAAGTGGAAAAAAGACATGGCGAATTCAGACAATAAATGGTTCTGTCAACTCTTCCACACACAAAATCATACAGAGATCTATGCTAGTTTGATTAGAGAAATGCTAGACCTGCACATGATGTATATATTCAAGTCTAGAATTAAACTCGAGCACTGCCGAGCAGTCTACTGCTGCAAGGAGCAACTCAAAATGCTTGGTTCTAATTTTAATGACAAATTAAGTCCTAGGATAGATTTATATCATCCCAAATCTGATAAGAGGAGTCGTTGAAAACAGGTCTGTGTAATAAACTACCCGCGATCTTCTCACGTATTCGAGACGTTTACGCAGAAATAAACCAGATGAAACACCAATGTCCAGGTTCTAATAATAGTGCAGGATACTCAAAAGTTTCTATCAACAAATTGTGTCTAAGCGATTTATGCGGATCCACTGCTACTCGGTCAAAGCTGTATACAGTGGCGAAGAGCAGGTACAAAGTCCAAAAATTCACATGAATGCAGGGGTTACCCGATTGCATTTTCTTTCCAGGGTATCCTGGTAACAAGGTCCCTTGGGGTCTGTAAGTCTGGTGAGGCAGGACGAAAAATTTCGCTTTTTGATGTCAATGCCACACTTATGCCACGATGTGTACTTTGCCGACCCAGAGCCCTACCTCTGCGCGTTGGATTCCGCCAAATACCATCTGCGCAACGAATCAATGGTCCGAAATCACGATCCTCCTCGGGTTGATAGTGCCACCAGCCATGCAGCTTGAATAATGTGGCTCGCATCGATCAGACCAGGGCCTTCGCAGGGAAACCAACTACAGTCAGGCTCGGGAAACACGCCTACACCTGGAAGATGGACAAGATGCAGCGGAGGTCATTAGCCTTGTTCCGAGCACCAGGAGAAACCTGAGTCCAATGTGTTACAACGACGCCCAGGGCGAGCGCCAATCCAGTGACAGATTACGCGAATGGTCAGCCAATACGCTACACCAATTAGTGCCTTGAGCATCCACAAAAATCCTGGGTGACAAGGAGCTGCTACCAGTTGTAACACTCTTCGTTTAGGGACATCAATCAATCAGCATTTCAAaggcaattttttttttcattcaaaaagaaaaatcacAACCTTGTCAGATATCTGAAACTTGGGAAACAAAGGGTTCAGCCTCGCACGTGTTCCAAGATCCCAAGTTTGGTCCGGAAGCTTAAATCTTACCTTTATTTTAAGACGTGCACTCGGTCATTCAGAACCAAAGGCAGTATAATATAATCTCGGTCTTTCATGACTGGGAAGTAACGGGGCTTGATCAATAAGTTAAAAATAGGAGATTGCAAGAAACACAATCCATGCTTTGTGCAGATATTTCGTCAGTCGAAAGCAAAGGTCTCGCCATGCGTATAATGTCCCTGAGTGAAGTTTTGCAAATTTGCAGCCCCATTAAAGCAAAAGTGCCCTGGAGCCCAAGACCCCAACCAAGCAGGGTTTCCAGAGATAGACGCGGACATGGCCGTCTTGTCTACAACATTATCACCACCACCGGACTCATGAAGCCATCCGGTAATGATCGATCGAACAAGCCCATAGCCACCATCTGTATGACTACCGAACTTGGTCATGTTGTAATGATCCGCATTGATCCTGCCGCTCTCAGAGCCCTGCAGAACAGCCGAGTGCTCTTCAACGATCTTTCCCACTATGTTATTCATGCTCTTCGCTTCGTAGAAACAGAAAACCTTGAGGGTGAGATCGCCGCGACGGAGCATAGCCTGGAACTCATCTCCAGCCAGTTGTACACTGTTTGAACCCAAATGAAGAGCCCCGACCATATCTCTGTCTGCGGTGTGGACTATGTTCATTCCCTTCGCGAGTTTCTCCCGGTACGAAGCGAGCGAAGACCCGCATTGCGGCGTTCCCATAAAGATTATGCCAATAGCGCTTGATGAGATCGCCCATAGTCCGTCTATGGAGTTACTGAGGATCAAGGCCTGTTGGCAAACCAAGCCGCCTAGGCTGTGGGCAATAAATAGGATGGGTCTGCTTGAGCAGTCGATTCGCTGACTGACTATAGCGTAGGCTAGGGACTGGCTGTGGTCGCAGAGTCGGTCTGAGAAGGTAATCGAGGTGAAACTGAATATGTCGATATCGTAGCCAAAGGTCATGATCCGTGCCGTGGACAAGTCTTTCGAAAGAAGATCTCGGGGCCATAGGGTTCCGTTTTCATGTGTCCATGTTTTCTCACGGTTGCCTGTCAATCCATGAacgaaaacaatgctagtggaAGGTATCTTAGTTTGGGCATCTTTGGGTTATTGGTTCATCCCACTTTTGGGCTCCTTCTTGGAGTAGGAGACAAAACTTACTCCAGGTCAGCATTCGAGGGATCAGATAGCACCTTCATCCCGATTGCACCCTCTGTAGGGTACCTCGGCATAATTAGCTTGGTCAGTAATTTTCTATCACGAAATCTTACAGATTGTGTTCTAGACCATCGGATTTCATCTTGCTTCTGAATAGGGATAGCCTCATAGTGGCGAAGTATACGTTACCTTCGGCAAAATGCGCGAAggaaacaaaaaccaagaaaaaaaaaatttcagcAAGAGAAAGTCAACAAGAGAGGGCAAACCAGAAATGAACCCGGTCAATAGTAGGATGATTTAAAATTCTTAATACTGCCTGTTAAGCGCCCTTTCCGTGAAAGCGTACGTGGGCATCCCTGTCCGGAGCTGACGAACCGTACGGCATTACACAATGTCTTAACCACACGTCTGAATACTGTCCATTATCCGTCCAAATTGAAATCAGTATAGATGACACTGAATATTTCCGATTAGGATGGCTGCGAACACGCATTTTCATGAGATGTCGGGCCGGAATGTCGTGGCAGCCCCACAGGATCGGGCGCTGAACTTCTATGTCGATAAAAGAAATGAAAGAATGGGTTATTCGTTGCATGATTAGGCTCGTCTAGATCAGGGCTGCTAAGATGTCGTAGACTGAATTAGGATTTCACGACGTCATTAGACCGACCTGTTCATGCTTCCCTGCATTTGCTCTCGAGATAGTGGGGATAGCCGGGCTCTTCTGTTGAACgattttgatttccttgacAAGAGCCTGCCGCCACTGCAGGCTTGTCTTCGGATTTGATTATTGGATACCATTTTTACATGGAAAGGCTGCCATCGCCAATTTCGCCTCCTGATTTCTACAAATACGACCGATGCCAAGTGCTCGATTTACACGTACAATCGGCAAGCTCACTGCGGCTAGCAAACCACCAACCACATCATCTGGGAGGTAGTGACCATGTAACTAGTGCGGCGGAGGATGCTGACTCGATTGCGACGCAACTGATAGATAGAAGGACGGTCATAGGCGTGGACTATCGCGGCACACATACACCATTTGGGTGGGAAACTCTAATAGACGTAGGGAGGAGGCCATGGAACTGATGAACAAGTGCGTGGAATTGAAGGGTCCAGGTATAGTCCAGCATCCGGACATAATTTGAATTTACACCAGGGGATGGAAGGGCCAGAAGGTTGAACTTCAAGAAAGGAAGTATCAAATCCGATGGATCAAACACGCATTTCAAGTGAAGCGGACCCGACTCATCTCAAGTTATGGTGGACTAACTGAAAGACTTCTATCGGAGAGTTGATTTTTGACATGTCCCAACTGAGGTAAAGGAAGAATTTTAGTAGATGGAGGGTTCATGATACCCCAATCGAATTGATCAGACAAAtcgagaaagaaaaaaaaatggtcAAGACCCACGACGCTCCTATTAA
The nucleotide sequence above comes from Penicillium digitatum chromosome 1, complete sequence. Encoded proteins:
- a CDS encoding Cytochrome b561/ferric reductase transmembrane translates to MSNSDLAAAGSSTYASNTLHVGDGTWDSGRDTFLLPNLMGVNFETMRYNGMGNRFKDMAGYHSMIIAHGVIATIVFLGIVPTSTFLIRYYSRWNPYWAFKLHAWCQVLTLLLTTVVFVLGWFAVGPKRSLTNPHHGIGLAIYVMVFFQVLWGWFLHKKESKRQRLHVPLKLVFHRWLGRAVVLLGIAQIPLGLTLYGSPKVLFILFALTAFGYLVLYFILSYRYDVDGYHMGSDHGGGHSQYTGPSEVSEYHGNDAGPALAAGAAGSGLASMFRRRASSRHPSHAYEESRTSISDEKYSDESSRHHGDGGGGFGKKLLEIGALAGVGLMGKKFWDRRKKQEDDTESGRYRPALSRSTSHTDDSLSRMEDGRPEPTHHTPLNRPPSRAPSRSQSPGSSYYYNSTYFTEPPERNPSHGIRDAVLGAGAFAAVKRLLSLGKKDDAEKQRLEDIRRREDEDEALQRANSRRRPQTRPRRRASSCSETDLTETDLSRPPRRRASHGESLLTAEPPLASGAVHSAVSEMPSRPPGHRQFSGDLRSEAPPSRPSRAHDEAEFALGAAAGAALDAASRRHRSSSRRRGDEAASPPVSVKVKMHNDGRHVTLRRLTEEEAAASREARRKERRKSRRRNSSAGSFSGNEDAGYDRWRRVEELERRQDEQMRREQAAAAARLAPPQASMAPSGNKPTSSWAAPPSQGNQMPQPPPIPAPSNLPYGAGSVTSPTYTGTEMSGSYANNRRRRRAERARTRQERQQQHGVEFT
- a CDS encoding L-cystine transporter, putative gives rise to the protein MTSQLEILVNALSRCLGWAYMLCWSGSFYPQPITNWNRKSTVGLSVDLSTINPLGFVCYAIYTSAFLFSPVIRSQYAARHPASIDPTVRFNDFAFAAHAVVLTVILYTQFWPFIWGFHVSRSQRVSWTMAGIFAGSLLTPLLVMAVVLVQSPDGGYDPSTWAWIDVIYSFSYIKLLITIVKYMPQVALNYKRQSTVGWNIGTILLDLAGGVLSMLQLVLDSSLQNDWSGITGNPVKLLLGNVTIFFDAIFCIQHYILYRDTPDLKRTPGPGEQTPLLAEQDDSGRDQV
- a CDS encoding Zinc finger protein GLI2, with the translated sequence MYPSYQKSKSTYGTVPDSAGYAESPELQQFWGLANITTSIPSNSHPSVLRQMEFMDAQPDPQVFLAPGNYSTARRGSTDADTIGSQYAWSTTSDAEIPSNPPHLPSFETSISFTPAPFIQSYYPPGSPQFRMSDPGLLGYTPQQIDKWCIGSQPAGDLYQSQPFSTMGSMRFSPSVEVQPVPYSTFNSQLNAKNELSVFFPPHSSDPIPETFFSVSRSVSAPRSDPVPATHLHQSTATTISTSSSSPHSLSDLESPPAAPGSASSAGSGDLSNYGIPTGDGNWRCAYPGCSSQSVFHRGCDLRKHFNRHLKHLFCRHEGCPQSTKNGFSSKKDRARHEAKHNPGVFCEWEGCGKVFSRVDNMKDHVRRIHRKGEAGRA
- a CDS encoding GPI inositol-deacylase PGAP1-like, with translation MRLSLFRSKMKSDGLEHNLYPTEGAIGMKVLSDPSNADLDIVFVHGLTGNREKTWTHENGTLWPRDLLSKDLSTARIMTFGYDIDIFSFTSITFSDRLCDHSQSLAYAIVSQRIDCSSRPILFIAHSLGGLVCQQALILSNSIDGLWAISSSAIGIIFMGTPQCGSSLASYREKLAKGMNIVHTADRDMVGALHLGSNSVQLAGDEFQAMLRRGDLTLKVFCFYEAKSMNNIVGKIVEEHSAVLQGSESGRINADHYNMTKFGSHTDGGYGLVRSIITGWLHESGGGDNVVDKTAMSASISGNPAWLGSWAPGHFCFNGAANLQNFTQGHYTHGETFAFD